The proteins below come from a single Gossypium raimondii isolate GPD5lz chromosome 2, ASM2569854v1, whole genome shotgun sequence genomic window:
- the LOC128039268 gene encoding putative disease resistance protein RGA3, with translation MAKKIKDILETLDGLNKDASSFGLQQRATEHVSPVPRRSNVETFSVMDESTIVGRENDVSKVVDLLVNPKDEQVVSVVPIVGMAGLGKTALAKLVYDDLRVKRHFGVKSWVCVSDHFSVKKILGAMFEQLTGDRHTSMPENMNAMIMKLKERIEKDQSKYLLVLDDVWDVEKWEELQLCLKGVSTNGGNGIIVTTRIQDVASKVQALPNRRHQAGRLEDEECWSIIKQRALMDSPISHELELIGQEIAKQCRGVPLVAKLMGGIMRKIEMSPRAWSKNQRSDAWGSMESVLKLSFDHLSSPYVKKCFAYCAMFPKDYCFGKEELIQLWTAEGFLGSSMEMVDIGDQYLNELLSNSLFQDVEKDKFGNILTFKMHDLVHDLSLSVSKFDTLVFRENSTLTSDECSHIRHLNVGCDGKLLPEILKEVAPHLHSLFSEIDVFKQLSISVTRLRVLKFVGANYILELPDSLGELKHLRYLDISGTFIKALPKSTAKLYHLQTLRLLDLPRLTLPDGLENLISLTHLYFDSREVQPDNIGNLTCLQTLPLFVVGSERGRSIKELGSLNELRGKLKICHLGGVRDKQEANGANLHRKEKLCKLIFDFEGRHSGGGYNCEEVMEGLQPHSNLQSLIVRNYEGESFPSWMLKPVGDSNTGLFLLNNLMELNFYDCINCESLPPLGQLHNLQFLELRNMKKVKRMGNEFYGNEGIDGMNKVIKVFPALKKFTLNGMANLKKWTAMAATKTIMFPCLVELNIWDCPMLKSVPLTGQCSSLEKLSIFDCKNLSKIGDGLSTSTCLKELALKNCPNLSWIPNLEGFSSLQILSIDSCNELEALPITGRCSSLEKLSILDCEKLRKIGDGLSTSTCLKELELLWCPNLTSIPKLEGFSSIQNLSIDSCIKLEVLEISGGCSAFEKLSISKCKTLSKTGDRLFTYTCLKELNLEDCPNLSSIPNLKGFSCLQNLSIHTCNGLEVLPIIGACSSLEKLNIFGCEKLSKIGDGLSTSTCLKELGLKNCPNLSLIPNLEGFSCLQNISIDSCNRLEVLPIIGRCSSLEKLSIFDCKKLSKIGDGLSNSTCLRELGLKNCPNLSWIPNLEGFSSLQILSIDSCNELEVLAITGRCSSIKKLSIFNCEKLRKIGDKLSTFICLKELGLKNCPNLSWIPNLEGFSSLQDLSIDSCNELEVLLIQEFQGIEAFPEWLGNLSSLWRLSLIGFGKLKSFPHQLQHLTALEDLTMSGFHEIEALPEWLGNLSSLKRLYLSGFRKLKSFPHQLQLLSTLKYLTIEEFQGIEAFPEWLGKLSSLRYLYLSGFGKLKSLPHQLHLPSALEDLTMSMFHEIEALPELLGNLSSLRRLHINSCNKLMYLPSVDVMRSLSKLKTIDILMCPQLETRCERESGPEWSKISHIPQIIINGRRI, from the exons ATggctaaaaaaattaaggacATCCTTGAAACACTGGATGGCCTTAACAAAGACGCCAGTTCATTTGGTCTTCAGCAGAGAGCTACAGAACATGTGTCTCCTGTACCTAGAAGATCAAATGTGGAGACGTTCTCTGTCATGGATGAATCGACCATTGTTGGAAGGGAAAATGATGTCTCAAAGGTGGTTGACCTGTTAGTCAATCCTAAAGATGAGCAGGTTGTTTCTGTTGTACCTATAGTAGGTATGGCAGGTCTTGGCAAAACTGCATTGGCAAAACTGGTGTATGATGATCTGCGTGTGAAAAGGCATTTTGGTGTCAAATCCTGGGTCTGTGTTTCTGATCATTTTAGTGTCAAAAAGATTTTAGGAGCGATGTTTGAACAGCTTACTGGTGATAGACATACCTCAATGCCAGAAAATATGAATGCAATGATTATGAAGCTCAAGGAGAGGATAGAAAAGGATCAGAGCAAGTATCTTCTTGTCCTTGATGATGTCTGGGATGTTGAGAAATGGGAGGAACTACAGCTTTGTCTGAAAGGAGTTAGTACAAATGGTGGGAATGGAATTATTGTCACAACACGCATTCAAGATGTAGCATCAAAAGTGCAAGCCCTTCCAAATCGAAGGCATCAAGCAGGAAGACTAGAAGATGAAGAATGTTGGTCCATAATTAAACAACGAGCATTGATGGACTCTCCAATATCTCACGAATTAGAGTTAATTGGACAGGAAATTGCTAAGCAATGTCGAGGAGTGCCGTTGGTAGCTAAACTTATGGGAGGGATAATGCGCAAAATTGAAATGAGTCCTCGCGCATGGTCGAAAAATCAAAGAAGTGATGCATGGGGTTCAATGGAAAGTGTGTTAAAGTTAAGTTTCGATCACTTGTCTTCTCCATATGTGAAGAAGTGTTTTGCATACTGTGCCATGTTTCCTAAAGATTATTGCTTTGGGAAAGAGGAATTGATCCAACTGTGGACGGCTGAAGGATTTCTTGGCAGCTCCATGGAAATGGTAGATATTGGTGACCAATACTTGAATGAATTGTTATCAAATTCCTTATTTCAAGATGTCGAGAAGGACAAATTCGGGAATATTCTCACATTCAAGATGCACGACTTGGTGCATGATTTATCATTGTCTGTGTCAAAGTTTGATACTTTGGTTTTTCGAGAAAATTCCACTCTCACCTCAGATGAGTGTTCTCATATTCGTCATCTCAATGTTGGATGTGATGGGAAATTATTACCAGAAATCTTAAAGGAGGTAGCTCCACACTTACACTCACTGTTTTCAGAGATTGATGTGTTCAAGCAACTATCAATAAGCGTCACAAGATTACGTGTCCTAAAGTTTGTCGGTGCTAATTATATTCTTGAGTTGCCAGATTCCCTTGGAGAATTGAAGCACTTGAGGTATTTGGACATCTCAGGGACTTTTATCAAAGCACTGCCTAAGTCCACAGCTAAACTTTACCATCTCCAAACATTAAGGCTCTTGGATTTACCGAGACTCACCCTTCCAGATGGATTGGAAAATTTGATAAGCTTGACGcacttatattttgatagtcGAGAAGTTCAGCCAGATAATATTGGAAACCTAACTTGTCTTCAAACATTACCCCTATTTGTTGTGGGTTCAGAAAGGGGACGTTCGATTAAGGAGCTAGGATCCTTAAACGAACTGCGTGGAAAACTGAAGATATGCCATCTTGGGGGTGTTAGAGACAAACAAGAGGCTAATGGAGCAAATCTGCACCGCAAGGAAAAATTATGCAAgttgatatttgattttgaaggGAGGCACAGTGGGGGTGGTTATAACTGTGAAGAAGTGATGGAAGGTCTCCAACCTCACTCAAATTTGCAAAGCTTAATTGTTAGGAATTATGAAGGTGAAAGCTTTCCCTCCTGGATGTTAAAACCTGTTGGTGATTCTAATACTGGTTTGTTTTTGCTTAACAATTTGATGGAGCTGAATTTTTACGATTGCATCAACTGTGAAAGTCTTCCACCTCTGGGCCAATTGCACAATCTCCAGTTTCTTGAGTTGAGAAATATGAAGAAAGTGAAACGCATGGGTAATGAATTTTATGGCAACGAAGGTATTGATGGTATGAATAAGGTGATCAAGGTGTTTCCTGCATTGAAAAAATTCACCTTAAATGGGATGGCAAATCTAAAAAAATGGACAGCAATGGCGGCCACAAAGACGATCATGTTTCCTTGCTTGGTGGAGCTGAATATTTGGGATTGTCCCATGTTGAAAAGTGTTCCACTTACGGGACAATGTTCATCTCTTGAAAAGCTTAGCATTTTCGATTGCAAAAACTTAAGCAAGATTGGAGACGGATTATCTACCTCCACTTGTCTCAAAGAATTAGCTCTAAAGAATTGTCCTAATTTAAGTTGGATTCCAAATTTGGAAGGATTTTCCTCTCTTCAAATTCTGTCAATTGATAGCTGCAATGAATTGGAAGCTCTTCCAATAACTGGGAGGTGTTCATCTCTTGAAAAGCTTAGCATTCTCGATTGCGAGAAATTAAGAAAGATTGGGGACGGTTTATCTACCTCCACTTGTCTTAAAGAATTAGAGCTATTGTGGTGTCCTAATTTAACTTCCATTCCAAAATTGGAAGGATTTTCGTCTATTCAAAATCTGTCAATTGATAGCTGCATCAAATTGGAAGTTCTTGAGATATCCGGAGGATGTTCAGCTTTTGAAAAGCTTAGCATTTCCAAGTGTAAAACATTATCCAAGACTGGAGACAGATTATTTACCTACACTTGTCTCAAAGAATTAAATCTAGAAGATTGTCCTAATTTAAGTTCGATTCCAAATTTGAAAGGATTTTCGTGTCTCCaaaatctgtcaattcatacCTGCAACGGATTGGAAGTTCTTCCGATAATTGGAGCATGCTCATCTCTTGAAAAGCTTAACATTTTCGGTTGCGAAAAATTAAGCAAGATTGGAGACGGATTGTCTACCTCCACTTGTCTCAAAGAATTAGGTCTAAAGAATTGTCCTAATTTAAGTTTAATCCCAAATTTGGAAGGATTTTCCTGTCTTCAAAATATCTCGATTGATAGCTGCAACAGATTGGAAGTTCTTCCAATAATTGGAAGGTGTTCATCTCTCGAAAAGCTTAGCATTTTCGACTgcaaaaaattaagcaaaattgGAGACGGATTATCTAACTCTACTTGTCTCAGAGAATTAGGTCTAAAGAATTGTCCTAATTTAAGTTGGATTCCAAATTTGGAAGGATTTTCCTCTCTTCAAATTCTGTCAATTGATAGCTGCAACGAATTGGAAGTTCTTGCGATAACTGGAAGGTGTTCATCTATTAAAAAGCTTAGCATTTTCAATTGTGAAAAACTAAGAAAGATTGGAGACAAATTGTCTACCTTCATTTGTCTCAAGGAATTAGGTCTAAAGAATTGTCCTAATTTAAGTTGGATTCCAAATTTGGAAGGATTTTCCTCTCTTCAAGATCTGTCAATTGATAGCTGCAATGAATTGGAAGTTCTTCTGATACAAGAGTTTCAAGGAATAGAAGCCTTTCCGGAGTGGTTGGGAAATCTCTCTTCTCTATGGCGTCTAAGTTTGATTGGTTTTGGAAAGCTAAAGAGTTTTCCTCACCAACTTCAACACCTCACTGCCCTTGAAGATTTGACTATGTCGGGGTTTCATGAAATAGAAGCCTTGCCAGAGTGGTTGGGAAATCTCTCTTCTCTAAAGCGTCTATATTTGAGTGGTTTTCGAAAGTTAAAGAGTTTTCCTCACCAACTTCAGCTCCTTTCTACCCTTAAATATTTGACTATAGAAGAGTTTCAAGGAATAGAAGCCTTTCCGGAGTGGTTGGGAAAGCTCTCTTCGCTAAGGTATCTATATTTGAGTGGTTTTGGAAAGCTAAAGAGCCTTCCTCACCAACTTCATCTCCCCAGTGCCCTTGAAGATTTGACTATGTCGATGTTTCATGAAATAGAAGCCTTGCCAGAGTTGTTGGGAAATCTCTCTTCCCTAAGGCGTCTGCATATCAATTCATGCAATAAACTCATGTACCTCCCTTCTGTAGATGTTATGCGAAGCCtctccaaattaaaaacaattgaCATTTTGATGTGTCCTCAATTAGAGACAAGATGTGAGAGGGAGAGTGGCCCTGAATGGTCCAAGATTTCCCACATTccacaaataattattaatggtCGGAG GATCTAG
- the LOC105789217 gene encoding putative disease resistance protein RGA3 isoform X2 has product MDHSTIVGRENDVSKVVDLLVNPKDKQVVSVVPIVGMAGLGKTALAKLVYDLRVKRHFDVKSWVFVSDHFDVKKILGAMFEQLTGDRHTSMPENMDAMMMKLKEKIEQAKGEKDQIKYLLVLDDVWDVKKWEDLKLCLKGISTNGGNGVIVTTRKEDVAITMQALSDQRHQPGRLEDEECWSVIK; this is encoded by the coding sequence ATGGATCACTCGACCATTGTTGGAAGGGAAAATGATGTCTCAAAGGTGGTTGACCTGTTAGTCAATCCTAAAGATAAGCAGGTTGTTTCTGTTGTACCCATTGTAGGTATGGCAGGTCTTGGCAAAACTGCATTGGCAAAGCTGGTGTATGATCTGCGTGTGAAAAGGCATTTTGATGTCAAATCCTGGGTCTTTGTATCTGATCATTTTGATGTCAAAAAGATTTTAGGGGCGATGTTTGAACAGCTTACTGGTGATAGACATACCTCAATGCCAGAAAATATGGATGCAATGATGATGAAGCTCAAGGAGAAGATTGAACAGGCCAAAGGAGAAAAAGATCAGATCAAGTATCTTCTTGTACTTGATGATGTGTGGGATGTTAAGAAATGGGAGGATCTAAAGCTCTGTCTGAAAGGAATCAGTACAAATGGCGGGAATGGAGTTATTGTGACAACACGCAAAGAAGATGTAGCAATAACAATGCAAGCACTTTCGGATCAAAGGCATCAACCAGGAAGGCTAGAAGATGAAGAATGCTGGTCCGTAATTAAATAA
- the LOC105789217 gene encoding disease resistance protein RGA2-like isoform X1: MSKERSRRTWLEIKKSGVWGSADSVLKVESLLKLSFDRLPSPSLKKCFAYCAMFPKDYCFETEELKQLWMAEGFLGSPMAMVDIGDKYLNGLLSNSLFQDVEKDKFGNILTFKMHDSVHDLSLSVSKFDTLFFQENSSLTSKECSHIRHLNVGCDGESLPEILTAVAPKLYSLFSEIDVFKKLSKSFTRLRVLKFVGAANICELPDSLGELKHLRYLDISWTSIEALPKSTTKLYNLQTLRLLGLLRLTFPDELEKLISLKHLYFNRKELQPVNIGNLTWLQTLPIFIVGSERGCSIKELGSLNELCGELEIHHLEGVRDKQEASGANLHRKE, from the coding sequence atgagcaaagagagGAGTCGCCGCACATGgttggaaattaaaaaaagtggAGTATGGGGTTCAGCGGACAGTGTGTTAAAAGTGGaaagtttgttaaaattaagttttgatCGCTTGCCTTCTCCATCTTTGAAGAAGTGTTTTGCGTACTGTGCCATGTTTCCTAAAGATTATTGCTTTGAAACAGAGGAATTGAAGCAACTGTGGATGGCTGAAGGATTTCTTGGCAGCCCTATGGCAATGGTGGATATTGGTGACAAATACTTGAATGGGTTGTTATCAAATTCCTTATTTCAAGATGTCGAGAAGGACAAATTCGGGAATATTCTCACATTCAAGATGCACGACTCGGTGCATGATTTATCTTTGTCTGTGTCAAAGTTTGATACTTTGTTTTTTCAAGAGAATTCCAGTCTCACCTCAAAAGAGTGTTCTCATATTCGTCATCTCAATGTTGGGTGCGATGGGGAATCATTACCAGAAATTTTAACAGCGGTTGCTCCGAAATTATACTCGTTGTTTTCAGAGATTGATGTGTTCAAGAAACTATCAAAAAGCTTCACAAGATTAAGAGTCCTAAAGTTTGTTGGCGCTGCTAATATTTGTGAGTTGCCAGATTCCCTTGGAGAATTAAAGCACTTGAGGTATTTGGACATCTCATGGACTTCTATTGAAGCACTGCCCAAGTCCACAACCAAACTTTACAATCTGCAAACATTGAGGCTCTTGGGTTTACTGAGACTCACCTTTCCGGATGAATTGGAAAAGTTGATAAGCTTGAAGcacttatattttaatagaaaagaacTTCAGCCAGTTAATATTGGAAACCTAACTTGGCTTCAAACATTACCCATATTTATTGTGGGATCAGAAAGGGGATGTTCGATTAAGGAGTTAGGATCCCTAAACGAACTGTGTGGAGAACTGGAGATACACCATCTTGAGGGTGTTAGAGACAAACAAGAGGCTAGTGGAGCAAATCTGCACCGTAAAGAATAA
- the LOC105789213 gene encoding putative disease resistance protein RGA3 has product MQRKCKQRIKQVKVWLQRLKDVAEEAADVLDEFDYEILRRKLKIRNQIRRKLVDFLSSNNCILFRLKMSNKIKDILETLEGLNNLASSFGLQQRATEHVSPVPRRSNVETFSVMDDSPIVGRKNEVSKVVDLLVNPKGEQVVSVVPIVGMPGLGKTALAKLVYDDLRVKRHFGVKSWVCVSDNFDVKILGAMFEQLTGVRDTSMPENRDAMIMMLKEKIEEAKGEKDQIKYLLVLDDVWDVKKWEDLSLKGISTNGGNGVIVTIRKDVASTVQALSDQSHRPGILEDEECWSIIKPRALMDSPISHELELIGKKIAKQCRGVPLVAKLMEGIMRKIEMSPLAWSKIQISDAWGSMESVLKLSFDHLSSPYVKKCFAYCAMFPKDYCFGKEELIQLWTAEGFLGSSKQLWMAEGFLGSSMAMEDIGDKYLNELLSNSLFQDVEKDKFGNILTFKMHDLVHDLSLSVSQFDTLFFQEKSRLTSKDCSHIRHLKVGCDGESLPEILTAVAPKLYSLFSEIDVFKKLSKSFTRLRVLKFVGAANICELPDSLGELKHLRYLDVSRTSIKALPKSATKLYHLQTLRLLGLPGLTLPDGLEILTSLKHLYFDKKEHQLVNIGNLTCLQTLPIFFVGSERGHSIKELGSLDELRGELKICHLEGVRDEQEAKGANLHRKEKLFKVIFDFGRCDSGSSDYNSEEVMEGLQPHSKLQSLTVSDYRGESFPSWMLRPVGDSNTDLFLLNNLMELKFFCCMNCESLPPLGQLHNLQYLELRKLTKVKRMGNEFYCNESVDGMNKVIKVFPALKKFTLSGMESLEEWTGMAETKMIMFPCLERLEIERCPLLKSVPLTGQCSSLEKLHIVGCGKLSKIGDGLSTSTCLKELDLDDCPDLSSIPNLEGFSSLQYLSVQRCNKLEVLPITGGCSSLEKLCIIDCEKLSKIGDGLSTSTCLKELDLDDCPDLSSIPNLEGFSSLQYLSVEMCNKLEVLPITGGCSSLEKLRIIDCEKLSKIGDGLSTSTCLKELCLDNCPDLSLIPNLEGFSSLQYLSVYWCDKLEVLPITGGCSSLEKLHIGGCGKLSKIGDGLSTSTCLKELDLDDCPDLSSIPNLEGFSSLQYLLVKWCNKLEVLPITGGCSSLEKLRIGGCEKLSKIGDGLSTSTCLKELDLDDCPDLSSIPNLEGFSSLQYLSVKWCNKLEVLPITGGCSSLEKLCIVGCEKLSKIGDGLSTSTCLKELRLYCCPDLSSIPNLEGFSSLQNLSVDGCDKLESFPLKAPLSSLKELRIGDCPNLKPIPSLDGPSSLTKLEFENVGEEWSRLLPNMLQSNVSLCSLTILNLPDPTWIQDDSLGRLNCLRELAIGGFSEELQELPWPSSIQYLSASLLVLKLTGWEKLKSLPHQLQFFTALEELRMEGFEGVEAFPEWLGNLFSKASIFEWFWKAKESSSPTSSPQCP; this is encoded by the coding sequence ATGCAGAGGAAATGCaaacaaagaataaaacaaGTGAAGGTTTGGTTGCAGAGGCTCAAAGATGTTGCTGAAGAGGCTGCTGATGTCCTTGATGAGTTTGACTATGAAATTCTCCGAAGGAAACTGAAGATTCGGAACCAAATTCGAAGGAAGCTAGTCGACTTCCTTTCTTCTAACAATTGCATTTTATTTCGTCTCAAGATGTCTAATAAAATTAAGGACATCCTTGAAACACTGGAGGGCCTTAACAACCTCGCCAGTTCATTTGGTCTTCAGCAGAGAGCTACAGAACATGTGTCTCCTGTACCTAGAAGATCAAATGTGGAGACGTTCTCTGTCATGGATGACTCGCCCATTGTTGGAAGGAAAAATGAAGTCTCAAAGGTGGTTGACCTGTTAGTCAATCCTAAAGGTGAGCAGGTTGTTTCTGTTGTACCTATAGTAGGTATGCCAGGTCTTGGCAAAACTGCATTGGCAAAGCTGGTGTATGATGATCTGCGTGTGAAAAGGCATTTTGGTGTCAAATCCTGGGTCTGTGTTTCTGATAATTTTGATGTCAAGATTTTAGGAGCGATGTTTGAACAGCTTACTGGTGTTAGAGATACCTCAATGCCAGAAAACAGGGATGCAATGATTATGATGCTCAAGGAGAAGATTGAAGAGGCCAAAGGAGAAAAAGATCAGATCAAGTATCTTCTTGTACTTGATGATGTGTGGGATGTTAAGAAATGGGAGGATCTAAGTCTGAAAGGAATCAGTACAAATGGCGGGAATGGAGTTATTGTGACAATACGCAAAGATGTAGCATCAACAGTGCAAGCACTTTCGGATCAAAGCCATCGACCAGGAATACTAGAAGATGAAGAATGTTGGTCCATAATCAAACCACGAGCATTGATGGACTCTCCAATATCTCACGAATTAGAGTTAATtggaaagaaaattgctaagcaATGTCGAGGAGTGCCGTTGGTAGCTAAACTTATGGAAGGGATAATGCGCAAAATTGAAATGAGTCCTCTCGCATGGTCGAAAATTCAAATAAGTGATGCATGGGGTTCAATGGAAAGTGTGTTAAAGTTAAGTTTCGATCACTTGTCTTCTCCATATGTGAAGAAGTGTTTTGCATACTGTGCCATGTTTCCTAAAGATTATTGCTTTGGGAAAGAGGAATTGATCCAACTGTGGACGGCTGAAGGATTTCTTGGCAGCTCTAAGCAGCTGTGGATGGCTGAAGGATTTCTTGGCAGCTCTATGGCAATGGAGGATATTGGTGACAAATACTTGAATGAGTTGTTATCAAATTCCTTATTTCAAGATGTCGAGAAGGACAAATTCGGGAATATCCTCACATTCAAGATGCACGACTTGGTGCATGATTTATCTTTGTCTGTGTCACAGTTTGATACTTTGTTTTTTCAAGAGAAATCCAGGCTCACCTCAAAAGATTGTTCTCATATTCGTCATCTCAAAGTTGGGTGCGATGGGGAATCATTACCAGAAATTTTAACAGCGGTTGCTCCGAAATTATACTCGTTGTTTTCAGAGATTGATGTGTTCAAGAAACTATCAAAAAGCTTCACAAGATTAAGAGTCCTAAAGTTTGTTGGCGCTGCTAATATTTGTGAGTTGCCAGATTCCCTTGGAGAATTGAAGCACTTGAGGTATTTGGATGTCTCAAGGACTTCTATCAAAGCACTGCCGAAGTCCGCAACCAAACTTTACCATCTCCAAACATTAAGGCTCTTGGGTTTACCGGGACTCACACTTCCAGATGGATTGGAAATTTTGACAAGCTTGAAGCacttgtattttgataaaaaagaaCATCAACTAGTTAATATTGGAAACCTAACTTGTCTTCAAACATTACCCATATTTTTTGTGGGATCAGAAAGGGGACATTCGATTAAGGAGTTAGGATCCCTAGACGAACTGCGTGGAGAATTGAAGATATGCCATCTTGAGGGTGTTAGAGACGAACAAGAGGCTAAAGGAGCAAATCTGCACCgtaaagaaaaattattcaaGGTGATATTTGATTTTGGACGGTGTGATAGTGGGAGTAGTGATTATAACAGTGAGGAAGTGATGGAAGGTCTCCAACCACACTCAAAGTTGCAAAGCTTAACTGTTTCGGATTACAGAGGTGAAAGCTTTCCCTCGTGGATGTTAAGACCTGTTGGTGATTCTAATACTGATCTGTTTTTGCTTAACAATTTGATGGAGCTGAAGTTTTTCTGTTGCATGAACTGTGAAAGTCTTCCACCTCTGGGCCAATTGCACAATCTCCAGTATCTTGAGTTGAGAAAGCTGACGAAAGTGAAACGCATGGGTAATGAATTTTATTGCAACGAAAGTGTTGATGGTATGAATAAGGTGATCAAGGTGTTTCCTGCATTGAAAAAATTCACCTTAAGTGGGATGGAAAGTCTAGAAGAATGGACAGGAATGGCGGAAACAAAGATGATCATGTTTCCTTGCTTGGAGCGGCTGGAGATTGAGCGTTGTCCCTTGTTGAAAAGTGTTCCACTAACGGGACAATGTTCATCTCTTGAAAAGCTTCACATTGTCGGTTGTGGAAAATTAAGCAAGATTGGAGATGGATTATCTACCTCCACTTGTCTCAAAGAATTAGATCTAGACGATTGTCCTGATTTAAGTTCGATCCCAAATTTGGAAGGATTTTCCTCTCTTCAATATCTGTCAGTTCAAAGGTGCAACAAATTGGAAGTTCTTCCAATAACTGGAGGATGTTCATCTCTTGAAAAGCTTTGCATTATCGATTGTGAAAAATTAAGCAAGATTGGAGATGGATTATCTACCTCCACTTGTCTCAAAGAATTAGATCTAGACGATTGTCCTGATTTAAGTTCGATCCCAAATTTGGAAGGATTTTCCTCTCTTCAATATCTGTCAGTTGAAATGTGCAACAAATTGGAAGTTCTTCCAATAACTGGAGGATGTTCATCTCTTGAAAAGCTTCGCATTATCGATTGTGAAAAATTAAGCAAGATTGGAGATGGATTATCTACCTCCACTTGTCTCAAAGAATTATGTCTAGACAATTGTCCTGATTTAAGTTTGATCCCAAATTTGGAAGGATTTTCCTCTCTTCAATATTTGTCAGTTTATTGGTGCGACAAATTGGAAGTTCTTCCAATAACTGGAGGATGTTCATCTCTTGAAAAGCTTCACATTGGCGGTTGTGGAAAATTAAGCAAGATTGGAGATGGATTATCTACCTCCACTTGTCTCAAAGAATTAGATCTAGACGATTGTCCTGATTTAAGTTCGATCCCAAATTTGGAAGGATTTTCCTCTCTTCAATATCTGTTAGTTAAATGGTGCAACAAATTGGAAGTTCTTCCAATAACTGGAGGATGTTCATCTCTTGAAAAGCTTCGCATTGGCGGTTGTGAAAAATTAAGCAAGATTGGAGATGGATTATCTACCTCCACTTGTCTCAAAGAATTAGATCTAGACGATTGTCCTGATTTAAGTTCGATCCCAAATTTGGAAGGATTTTCCTCTCTTCAATATCTGTCAGTTAAATGGTGCAACAAATTGGAAGTTCTTCCAATAACTGGAGGGTGTTCATCTCTTGAAAAGCTTTGCATTGTCGGTTGTGAAAAATTAAGCAAGATTGGAGATGGATTATCTACCTCCACTTGTCTCAAAGAATTACGTCTATACTGTTGTCCTGATTTAAGTTCGATCCCAAATTTGGAAGGATTTTCATCTCTTCAAAATCTATCAGTTGATGGCTGTGACAAATTGGAGAGCTTTCCACTAAAAGCACCACTGTCATCCCTTAAAGAATTGAGGATAGGTGATTGCCCTAATTTGAAGCCCATTCCAAGTTTAGATGGACCCTCTTCTCTCACAAAATTAGAATTTGAGAATGTAGGCGAAGAATGGAGTCGTCTGCTACCAAATATGTTGCAATCCAACGTTTCCCTTTGCAGTCTAACAATATTAAATTTGCCTGATCCGACATGGATTCAAGATGACAGCCTTGGTAGGCTTAACTGCTTGAGAGAATTAGCTATCGGTGGTTTCTCAGAAGAGCTACAAGAATTACCGTGGCCCAGTTCCATTCAATATCTCAGTGCCTCCCTTCTAGTTCTAAAACTGACTGGTTGGGAAAAGCTAAAGAGTCTTCCTCACCAACTTCAGTTCTTCACTGCCCTCGAAGAATTGAGGATGGAAGGGTTTGAAGGAGTAGAAGCCTTTCCAGAGTGGTTGGGAAATCTCTTCTCTAAAGCGTCTATATTTGAGTGGTTTTGGAAAGCTAAAGAGTCTTCCTCACCAACTTCATCTCCCCAATGCCCTTGA